Below is a window of Lacibacter sp. H407 DNA.
ATGCAGAACGGTTAGCTGATTACTGGGTATTCGGTGGTATTTTTCGTCCCGTTTCTTTAGAAGTAACACCAAAACAATACATCGACTATGTTGGTATTGATGCAAAACATGACGGTAAGTTTGCCATGCAGGTTTGGACAAAAGGTCTTGCACAAAATGCAACTGTTGTTACAACCATTACTGATGTTAATAAGAAAGTTGTTGCCACAACAAAAACGGCAGTTCTAAAGTCGGCTGAAAACGTCATTGTATCTGCACAGGTAAACAATATCAAAGCCTGGACTTCCGAAACACCAAACCTGTACACGGCAACGGTGGTATTGCAGGATGCGGCTGGTAAGAAATTATATGAACTGAGTGAGAAGTTTGGTTTCAGAACCATTGAAGTAAAACAAGGACTGGGCATTTATATCAACGGAACACAGGTAAAGTTTAAAGGCGTCAATCGTCACTGCTTCTGGCCGGAGACTGCACGTTCATTGTCGAAAGAAAATGAATTAAAAGATGCCTTGCTCTTGAAAGAGATGAACATGAATGCCGTGCGTTGCAGTCATTATCCGCCTGATAAATACTTTCTGCAGTTATGCGATTCATTGGGCATTTATGTATTGAATGAATTGGCTGGCTGGCAAAAGGCCTACAGCACCAAGGCAGGTGAACCATTGGTAAAGGAATTGGTGTTGCGTGATCTCAATCATCCTTCCATTGTTTTGTGGAGCAATGGTAACGAAGGTGGACATAATAAAGAACTGGATGATGATTATGCCAAATATGATTTTTCGAAGCGGACGGTTATTCATGCACATCATCGTCCGGGTAATGCGATTAACGGCATTGATTGTAATCATTATGAAGATTATTACAGCACACAAAAAATATTGAATGATTCATTGATCTATATGCCCACCGAAATGTTGCATGCACAGGATGATGGCGGCGGTGGTGCGGCGATGGAAGACTTCTGGAACCTGCATTGGAAATCGCAGAAGAGTGGCGGTGTATTTATTTGGGTGATGGCCGATGAAGCAGTGATGCGTACTGATCTCAACAATGTTTTAGATGCAAATGGCTTGAATGCCAATGATGGTATTCTTGGCCCGCATCGGGAGAAAGAAGGAAGCTTCTATGCATTACGTGAAATATTTTCACCGGTTCAGTTGAACTTGCCTGATGCATTACCAGCTTCGTTTAATGCTGAAATAGAAGTGGAGAACCGTTTTCATTTTCTCAATACCAATCAATGTACATTCTATTGGGCCTTGGTTGATTTCAGTAAACCATTCGACCGCTTTGATGGATACGTGGTGAAACAAAAAGGAACTGCAACAGCACCGAACATTGCTGCCACACAAAAAGGAACCTTGAAACTTCCACTGCCTGCTGATTATAAAAACTATGATGCACTCGTGATCGTTGCAAAAGATAATAATGGCAATGAACTGTACAAATGGACATCGAAGATCAAAAGCAATGCATTACAGTTGAATGGATTTGTAACAGTAAAAAATGATGCCACTACCATCAAAGAAACCGATACCGTTTATGCGATCACTGGTGGCGATGTAACCGTTGTACTGGATAAGAAAACAGGAAACCTTGTTACAACAAAAAATACAGCCAACGATTATGTACTGTCGTTCAATAACGGGCCGGTGTTGGTGAAAGGTTCAGCAACCGTTGTTTCATCCAGAACATATAAAGAAGATGCAAACACCGTTGTTGAATTTTTGTACAGTGGTGATATGAAATATGTTCGCTGGAAGATCAATGCAAGCGGCTGGACAACCATGGAGTATGAATACAGTACAGAAGGTGATCAGCCATTTACCGGCATCAGTTTTAACTATCCTGAGAATTATGTATTGTCAGCACGTTGGTTGGGGAAGGGCCCGGTTCGCCAATGGAAAAACCGGATTGCAGGAACACCTGTAAATGTGTGGCAGAATTTATACAACAACACACATACAGGGTATTCACCTGTGGTATATCCCGAGTTTAAAGGTTATTATGGCGAAGTGAACTGGATGGAGCTGAGTACGGTGGAAGGGAAATTTTATATTGCATCACCCGACACCGGTTTGTTTGTACGCCTCTTTGATTTTTATGCATTGAGCAGTGCCAACAAACCGCATCCTGAAGTGCCTGTTGGAAATATTTCGTTTCTTGATTGTATTCCGCCCATTGGAACAAAGCTGGCGGTTGGTTTAACCACCAACACACGAGTGTATGGCCCGATGAGTGAATTGAATCATGTGAGTGGAAACAAGAAACGTGTATTGCAATTCTATTTTGGTATGCCGAAGACAACGGATTCGAAAGAGAATTACAGCAGACCGGCAGTGGATAATGTGTTCTGATTTTTTGCCACGAAGACACGAAGGCGCAAAGAAAGGCATGAAGCTGACTTGAGTCTTCGAACTTAATTATGATAATAAATACAATGAAATTCAACTTTTCTTCTTTTCTTCTTTGCGCTTCTTTCTGCCTTAGTGCCTTCGTGGCAAATTCACAAATCAACCGTGAAGCTGTTGTGAAACGCCACAATGTCAAAGTGAACAAAGTCGATTCGCTTTCTTCATTGACTGTTGGCAATGGAAATTTTGCATTTACTGTTGATGCAACAGGTATGCAGAGTTTTCCGGAGGCCTATATCAAAGGTGT
It encodes the following:
- a CDS encoding glycoside hydrolase family 2 protein, producing MKKIFKVGLVVTLNLLLTTSLSAQQKQIQYLSGTDAKNTVQWDFFCTAGRNSGEWKKIQVPSCWEQQGFGNYNYGRDYKTNGKNFRFYDEKGMYKYQFKVPAAWKGKNIHIVFDGSMTDTEVKINGKSAGDIHRGAFYRFKYDVTSLLNFDKANTLEVTVSKMSSDTSVNNAERLADYWVFGGIFRPVSLEVTPKQYIDYVGIDAKHDGKFAMQVWTKGLAQNATVVTTITDVNKKVVATTKTAVLKSAENVIVSAQVNNIKAWTSETPNLYTATVVLQDAAGKKLYELSEKFGFRTIEVKQGLGIYINGTQVKFKGVNRHCFWPETARSLSKENELKDALLLKEMNMNAVRCSHYPPDKYFLQLCDSLGIYVLNELAGWQKAYSTKAGEPLVKELVLRDLNHPSIVLWSNGNEGGHNKELDDDYAKYDFSKRTVIHAHHRPGNAINGIDCNHYEDYYSTQKILNDSLIYMPTEMLHAQDDGGGGAAMEDFWNLHWKSQKSGGVFIWVMADEAVMRTDLNNVLDANGLNANDGILGPHREKEGSFYALREIFSPVQLNLPDALPASFNAEIEVENRFHFLNTNQCTFYWALVDFSKPFDRFDGYVVKQKGTATAPNIAATQKGTLKLPLPADYKNYDALVIVAKDNNGNELYKWTSKIKSNALQLNGFVTVKNDATTIKETDTVYAITGGDVTVVLDKKTGNLVTTKNTANDYVLSFNNGPVLVKGSATVVSSRTYKEDANTVVEFLYSGDMKYVRWKINASGWTTMEYEYSTEGDQPFTGISFNYPENYVLSARWLGKGPVRQWKNRIAGTPVNVWQNLYNNTHTGYSPVVYPEFKGYYGEVNWMELSTVEGKFYIASPDTGLFVRLFDFYALSSANKPHPEVPVGNISFLDCIPPIGTKLAVGLTTNTRVYGPMSELNHVSGNKKRVLQFYFGMPKTTDSKENYSRPAVDNVF